The Nostoc sp. 'Lobaria pulmonaria (5183) cyanobiont' DNA window TGCGTTGCAAAATAAAGAAACGTTCAGCTTGGCGCATCAGTCCGGGTTGAACTTGGTCAATCTGCGCTTCTTTGAGGTCGTAAGCAATTCGCACCTGTTCATGAAGGAAGGCTTTAATCTCAGCGACTGTCATATCTTCTAATTGATTTGGCTGCAAATCTGCTAGCAGATAGACGAATTCTTTGACTTTCTCAACCAACTTTTCTAACTCCCACTCTTCGGAGGGCAAATCTACGTTGATGTAGAAGTCAACGATGTCATCCATCGTTTTTTCAGCATACTTAATCACCTGTTCTTTCAAGTCTTGACCTTCTAGCACTCGGCGGCGTTCAGCATAAATAGCACGACGTTGATTATTCATCACCTCATCATACTCAAACACCTGCTTCCGAATGTCGTAATAGTAGGTTTCAACTTTTTTCTGTGCGCCTTCCAAACTGCGGGTAAGCATCCCAGATTCGATGGGCATATCTTCTTCTACTTGGAAGGCATTCATTAACCCAGCAACGCGATCGCCACCAAAAATCCGCAGTAGGTTATCCTCTAAACTGAGAAAGAATCTTGTGGTTCCAGGGTCGCCTTGTCTTCCTGCACGTCCGCGCAACTGGTTATCAATTCGCCGCGATTCGTGGCGTTCTGTACCAATGACGTGCAAACCGCCAATTTCTACTACCTCATTGTGTTCGCGGGTAGTAAATTGTTCATACTCTTGCTTAACACGGTTGTATGCTTCCCGCAATTTCTGAATCACAGGGTCATCGATGGGAGCTTTTTCTGCTGCCACAGCTACCTTGTCTTCAGCTTCCAGTTCCGGTAAACTGCGATCGCCATACTCACGCACTGCAATTTCTACTGCATCTTTGAGTAGTTTTTCGGTTTCTTTTGTCAACTGGGTCGGGAAAATTTCTGGCGAAGCCCGCCAAGTTTTGACTTTCTTACCAGGGACAAAGCCTTGACCACCACCATGTCCTGTAGGTAATCCGGCTGGTCTTTGCACGCCAAACGCATCTTCATCTTCTGGCATGACGATCCGGGGCATAAAGTATTCCCGCAGTTTCAGACGTGCCATATATTCGGAGTTACCACCCAGAATGATGTCTGTACCTCTACCAGCCATGTTAGTAGCAATCGTTACAGCACCTTTGCGTCCGGCTTGGGCGACAATTTCCGCCTCACGTTCGACGTTTTCCGGTCGGGCGTTGAGTAATTCGTGGGGAATCTCCAACTGCTTCAGTAGCCGACTGAGAAGTTCAGATTTTTCTACACTAGTGGTTCCCACTAATACAGGTCTGCCAAGTTCGTGCATTTCGGCACATTCTTTAGCGATCGCACCCCACTTGCCTGGTTCTGTCTTGAACACCATATCAGACAAATCTTCGCGTCTGCGATCGCGGTTGGTGGGAATTACCGCAACTTCCAATTTGTAAATTTTTTCAAATTCAGGTTCTTCCGTTTTTGCCGTTCCGGTCATTCCACCCAGTTTTGGATACAGCAAAAATAGATTTTGATAAGTAATTGTCGCTAGAGTTTGAGTTTCTGGCTGAATATCTACGTGTTCTTTGGCTTCAATCGCCTGGTGAAGTCCATCGCTCCAACGCCGTCCGGGTAGTACCCGTCCAGTAAATTCATCCACAATTACCACTTCCCCATTGCGGACGATGTAATTTACATCTTTGAGGAAAAGTTCTTTGGCTTTAATTGCATTGAAAATGAAGTGCGCCCAAGGATCTTCTGGATCAAATAAATCTGTGACTCCCAAAAGATTTTCTGATTCCGCAAACCCTTCATCTGTCAAAAGCACGTTACGAGCTTTTTCATCCACATCGTAATGCTCGTCTTTTTTGAGTGTGAATGCTATTTCAGCGGCTTGCAGATATTTTTCTGTCGGTCTTTCCACCTGCCCGGAAATAATTAGCGGTGTCCGCGCCTCATCAATTAAAATCGAGTCTACCTCGTCAATCACGCAATAATTGAACGGGCGTTGCACCACATCTGCCATTGATGTCGCCATGTTATCCCGCAAGTAGTCAAACCCTACTTCGCTGTTGGTGACATAAGTAATATCGCACTCGTAATTTTTCTGGCGTTCGCTAGGAGTCATGCTTGACTGAATTAGCCCCACACTCAACCCCAAGAACCGATGCACCTGTCCCATCCATTCCGCATCCCGACGAGCTAGGTAATCGTTGACGGTAACGACGTGTACACCTTTACCAGTAAGGGCATTTAAGTAACTCGGCAAGGTAGCAACTAGTGTTTTACCTTCGCCGGTTTTCATTTCGGCAATTTGTCCTACATGTAAAATGATACCGCCAAGGAGTTGGACATCAAAGTGCCGCAAGCCTAAGACTCGCCGTCCTGCTTCCCGAATAACGGCGTAAGCTTCTGGCAATATGTCATTTAGGGTTTCGCCTTTAGCGATCCGTTGTTTAAATTCGACGGTTTTACCTTTTAACTCATCATCGGAAAGAACCTTAATTTCTTCCTCTAAAAGGTTAATTTCAGTAACAGAAGGTTGGTATTTTTTAAGCTTACGAGCGTTGGGGTCGCCCAACAAAAGTTTTAGCATGGCAGGTTATAGAACTGAATCAAAGGGGATGGAAATTAAAGGGTAGGCATTGATTATAAACATTTAACCCAGCCCAAACGTCTTGGTTGTGGATGGGTGTGAAATGAGAATTACCTCAAAAGCAGGATAAAAACTAGCCAATCATTTAATAAACTGATTGGTTTTAACTCTTATCTTATATTTACTCTTTCTTCATAGTATCATTTTGCCCCCAGATGGGGCCAGGATGCAGGAGGAGGGGAGCAGAGGGGAACTTTCTCACAGGATCTTTCCCCTCTGCTCTCTATCTCCTCTGCCCCTCTGCCTCTGGTGATGTCAGGCGGCGGAAATTGTAATCATTAGCACTGGAATGACAGCTGACACAGCTGCCAACTTGTACGGGACGTGGTAACTCAACTCCTGGATGCAAAGCTTTGAAATAACGCGAGTTATTGACGCGATATGGTGTTTCTTCGTCATCTAGCTGCACACGGGAGAAAGTCGAAAGATATTTCCACACCAAGATGCGTGGCGGATCGATTAAAGGCTGGAGTTGTGTGCCGTAGTGCTGCGAGTCTTGCAGGATATTTTTCCAAGTTTGGGTAGGTAAAACGGCTGGTGGTATGGCAATGTGACATCTGGAGCAGTTTTCTAAATAGAGTTCTTGCCCCAGTTGGTATTGTGCGGGTACTACGTCAACAGTGCCAATTTCAGCGGGAGGAGTCGCACTTTGGGCGTTAGTTGCCAAGGCTAGAAGCCAGCCCATAGCTAAACTCCACGTTACAATTACCAGAAGTAAACCGAAAAATTGGCGTTTGAATTCACGTTCGGCGCTTGGCTGTAGTGCTTGGCGTTGGCGTAGCCCGCCATAGGCATCGCGGATTTTGCGCTTAACAAAAATTGACATTCCTCACATTCCCAGATATTTCAAAGTGGCGCTTGTGCTAATCATAAGACTTACGCAGTATTGGCAGTGTTTTATAATTTTGCGTAAGTAGTTTTGGCAAGCAACACATCTTTCATATCCACAACAGTAATATAAATATTTATTCAGCGCACCACTGACTCTATAAGGAAAAATGTTCTAGTAGTTTTAACCTGACTCACTATAAAAATCAGCCACAATATATCGGATTTCATTTACACCAATATCTTCTCGGTCAGATTTGGAAGAAATCGTTAGTAGCAAAATACTTGTAAGTGACTCAACTTGATAAATCAATCGGTATCCAGCACTCTTACTTTTTTGGATAATACTGTTACTTTCAGCTGGTAAATAATATACGCTTCACCAATGACCGCGTACGAGTCAAGTCTGACTCTACTGACGCAGAATAAACCGGAGGAAAAGCGCAAAAAAATATTTTCCCCAGCAAGAAATGCAGTTACCGCCACCTCGGATAGCTGTTTTTTAGATCATTGAAGTCACTTTGTATTAAGGAATAGAAACCGATCGCAATAATCGCTCAACAACAGTCCTTGAATTGCGTCCTCCTCTAGGAATAAGGCGATGGCAAAGAACATGAGGGACAAGAAATTTCACATCATCGGGAATAGCATAATCACGCCCTAATAAAAAAGCTAGCGCTTGGGCAGCCCGTTGTAATGCTAATGTGCCACGCGGACTGACACCAAGAGCGATTTCCTCATCTTGGCGTGTTGCCCGCACCAATTCCAGGATGTACTGTTGCAAGGAGGTTGCCACTTTTACTTGAGAGCAGAGGTAACGCAATTCCTGTACTTCTGCCAAGGTAATACAAGGCTGCAAATTAGCAACTTTTACACCATTTTGGAGATTTTGCAGCATCAAGAGTTCTTCTGCCTCAGAAGGATAGCCCAAACTTAGCGATAACATAAACCGATCCATTTGCGCTTCTGGTAGGGGAAAAGTACCTTGATACTCGATAGGGTTTTGAGTGGCAATGACAAAAAAGGGCTGAGGAACTGCACGAGAGACACCATCGACTGTTACCTGATGTTCCTCCATAACTTCCAGTAAAGCTGACTGAGTGCGGGGTGTAGCGCGGTTGATTTCGTCAGCCAATAGCACATTGGTAAAGACTGGCCCAGGCAGAAAAGTAAATTCGCCGCTTTTTGGATTCCAAATGTTAGTACCAGTAATGTCAGTTGGCAGTAAATCGGGAGTGCATTGTAGCCGTTGAAACTTGCCATCCAGTGAACGAGC harbors:
- the secA gene encoding preprotein translocase subunit SecA; this translates as MLKLLLGDPNARKLKKYQPSVTEINLLEEEIKVLSDDELKGKTVEFKQRIAKGETLNDILPEAYAVIREAGRRVLGLRHFDVQLLGGIILHVGQIAEMKTGEGKTLVATLPSYLNALTGKGVHVVTVNDYLARRDAEWMGQVHRFLGLSVGLIQSSMTPSERQKNYECDITYVTNSEVGFDYLRDNMATSMADVVQRPFNYCVIDEVDSILIDEARTPLIISGQVERPTEKYLQAAEIAFTLKKDEHYDVDEKARNVLLTDEGFAESENLLGVTDLFDPEDPWAHFIFNAIKAKELFLKDVNYIVRNGEVVIVDEFTGRVLPGRRWSDGLHQAIEAKEHVDIQPETQTLATITYQNLFLLYPKLGGMTGTAKTEEPEFEKIYKLEVAVIPTNRDRRREDLSDMVFKTEPGKWGAIAKECAEMHELGRPVLVGTTSVEKSELLSRLLKQLEIPHELLNARPENVEREAEIVAQAGRKGAVTIATNMAGRGTDIILGGNSEYMARLKLREYFMPRIVMPEDEDAFGVQRPAGLPTGHGGGQGFVPGKKVKTWRASPEIFPTQLTKETEKLLKDAVEIAVREYGDRSLPELEAEDKVAVAAEKAPIDDPVIQKLREAYNRVKQEYEQFTTREHNEVVEIGGLHVIGTERHESRRIDNQLRGRAGRQGDPGTTRFFLSLEDNLLRIFGGDRVAGLMNAFQVEEDMPIESGMLTRSLEGAQKKVETYYYDIRKQVFEYDEVMNNQRRAIYAERRRVLEGQDLKEQVIKYAEKTMDDIVDFYINVDLPSEEWELEKLVEKVKEFVYLLADLQPNQLEDMTVAEIKAFLHEQVRIAYDLKEAQIDQVQPGLMRQAERFFILQRIDTLWREHLQQMDALRESVGLRGYGQKDPLIEYKSEGYELFLDMMVNIRRDVVYSLFMFQPQPQQMMQAESEMV
- a CDS encoding cytochrome C, producing the protein MSIFVKRKIRDAYGGLRQRQALQPSAEREFKRQFFGLLLVIVTWSLAMGWLLALATNAQSATPPAEIGTVDVVPAQYQLGQELYLENCSRCHIAIPPAVLPTQTWKNILQDSQHYGTQLQPLIDPPRILVWKYLSTFSRVQLDDEETPYRVNNSRYFKALHPGVELPRPVQVGSCVSCHSSANDYNFRRLTSPEAEGQRR
- a CDS encoding AAA family ATPase — its product is MREKIDALTQNLALTIVGKAEAIRLVLVALLGGGHALLEDVPGVGKTLLAKSLARSLDGKFQRLQCTPDLLPTDITGTNIWNPKSGEFTFLPGPVFTNVLLADEINRATPRTQSALLEVMEEHQVTVDGVSRAVPQPFFVIATQNPIEYQGTFPLPEAQMDRFMLSLSLGYPSEAEELLMLQNLQNGVKVANLQPCITLAEVQELRYLCSQVKVATSLQQYILELVRATRQDEEIALGVSPRGTLALQRAAQALAFLLGRDYAIPDDVKFLVPHVLCHRLIPRGGRNSRTVVERLLRSVSIP